AAACGCCCATGGCGGCGGATATTCCACCGTATATGAAATCCCTGGTATTGCATTCCTCACTTACGAAAGGCTCCCTGGTATTAACCGGATCGGATATGGTCCCTGAAATGGGGCTGACCAACGGGAATACGGTATCCATGTTGCTCAATTGTACTACGGAAGATGAAGCCCGGCGCTGTTACTCCCTGCTGTCGCGCGATGGCGAAGCTACCTATCCCCTCGCCAGCACCTTCTGGGGAGCGTTGTTTGGTACGCTCACCGATAAATTCGGTCATCACTGGCTGGTTAATTTTGAGGGCAACTCGCGCCAGTGATGCTGCCAGTTATCCTGCGTAAGCGGCTTCTATTGCAGGTATTTCGATCTTCGACATCTTCATCATCGCCGCCATTACACGCGCAGCTTTTGCTTTGTCGCTGTCGTTCATGTAGGTCAGCAATATGCGGGGTGTTACCTGCCATGAAAGCCCGTATTTA
The genomic region above belongs to Chitinophaga sp. 180180018-3 and contains:
- a CDS encoding VOC family protein; this encodes MSIIHTYLTFNGNCREAMTFYRDCLGGELVMQTIGETPMAADIPPYMKSLVLHSSLTKGSLVLTGSDMVPEMGLTNGNTVSMLLNCTTEDEARRCYSLLSRDGEATYPLASTFWGALFGTLTDKFGHHWLVNFEGNSRQ